The DNA segment CATTGCAAATTTCCTCGTCAGAAGTTCCCACGACCACAATATTGTGACAATCGTGCGCCACCGAACTGGCAATTGCACCTTTTTTTAACCCAAAATTCTTGATGAAAGCGATGGCCGGTTTTGTGTTTTCATAACGATTGACAACCGCCATTTTCAAGATGTCGTTTTCCGTGTCCGAAACGATTTTTCCATCTACGATTAATGATTGATGATGAAGTTCATTGGTAATCAATTGTCCTTCCAAAGCTTCGATAACCCTTATTTTTGACCCAGAACCCAAAACGGCAAAATCACTGATTTCTTTGGAAGAAATATTGAAATTATTAGGCGTTTCAAACGGCACGTGTTTTACAAACGATTCGCCATTTTTAGCAACTAATTCGCCATTGATGTAAGTTTGTTTTACTTTAAAATTAATCAAATCTTCAACTACAATAAAATCGGCAGCATCGTTTTCTTTTAATAAACCCACGTTCATTTTATAATGATTTACTGGGTTCACGCAAGCGGCTTGCAGGATTTTGAAAAGGTCGATTCCTTTGGCAACAGCCCGAGCACAAAGCAAGTTGATGTGACCTACAATCAAATCGTCGGGATGTTTGTCGTCCGAGCAAAACATTATGTTTTCGTGATTTTCTGGAAGTAAATCGATCAATGCTTCGAAGTTTTTGGCAGCACTTCCTTCGCGAATGAGGACTTTCATTCCAAGAGATAGTTTTTCTTCGGCTTCTTCAAAAGTGAAACATTCGTGGTCGGTAGAAATTCCTGCCGAAATGTATTTTTTTACCGCTTCACCTCTTAATCCTGGAGCATGACCATCGACTGGTTTATTGAAATGTTTTGCCCATTCAATTTTCTTCAAAACTTCGGCATCGTCGAATAAAACTCCGGGATAATTCATCATTTCCGCCAGATAATAAATGTCGGGTGAAGCCATCAATTCCTTGATTCCATTAGAATCGATGACAGCGCCGGCACTTTCGAAAGTGGTCGCTGGAACACAAGATGGAGCACCAAAATGGAATTTCAACGGCACTTTTTTACCATTTTCAATCATGTAATAAACGCCAGCCGTACCCAGAACATTGGCAATTTCGTGCGGGTCGGAAATGGTTGCCACCGTTCCGTGAAGCACGGCAATTTTTGCAAATTCGGAAGGAACGAGCATCGAACTTTCGATATGGATGTGGGAATCGATAAATCCGGGCATAATGTAATGTTGGACATCGTGATTTTTTTCGATTATCGAAATGATTTTTCCGTTTTCGACCGTGATTTCTCCGGCATAAATGCGTCGGTTTTGAATGTCGACAATTTGTCCTTGAATTTGCATTTTGTTTTGATTTTAAAAGCTATTCAAAAGTACCATGATTTTTTTTAGCATTTATTTTTTTGCAGCAGATTCGTAGATTATTTTTTAATTTTAGCCACAGATTAAAAGTATTATCACAGATTTTTATTAAATGGTTTTGTAAAATCTGCGAATCTGCGGTTAATTTTTTTGACCATAAATTAGTTAGCTATTTTTAAACTAAATTTGTCCTATCACACAAAATCGTAATTCGTAATTCTCAAATCGTAATTAATTATGCGTTGGACCATCAAACCAAAACCTTCTGAAGAAAAGGTAAAACTACTTGCTGAAACTTTGAATGTGGAGGAATTTGTGGC comes from the Flavobacterium limnophilum genome and includes:
- the ade gene encoding adenine deaminase, which translates into the protein MQIQGQIVDIQNRRIYAGEITVENGKIISIIEKNHDVQHYIMPGFIDSHIHIESSMLVPSEFAKIAVLHGTVATISDPHEIANVLGTAGVYYMIENGKKVPLKFHFGAPSCVPATTFESAGAVIDSNGIKELMASPDIYYLAEMMNYPGVLFDDAEVLKKIEWAKHFNKPVDGHAPGLRGEAVKKYISAGISTDHECFTFEEAEEKLSLGMKVLIREGSAAKNFEALIDLLPENHENIMFCSDDKHPDDLIVGHINLLCARAVAKGIDLFKILQAACVNPVNHYKMNVGLLKENDAADFIVVEDLINFKVKQTYINGELVAKNGESFVKHVPFETPNNFNISSKEISDFAVLGSGSKIRVIEALEGQLITNELHHQSLIVDGKIVSDTENDILKMAVVNRYENTKPAIAFIKNFGLKKGAIASSVAHDCHNIVVVGTSDEEICNAVNLIIKNTGGVCAVNGSENKMLALPVAGIMSDKNGWKTGKLYQEIDAMAKELGSNLKAPFMTLSFMALLVIPDLKLSDKGLFSGNTFTFVDLEVEN